In a single window of the Anaerotruncus rubiinfantis genome:
- a CDS encoding HEPN domain-containing protein produces the protein MPDNTKKSLSQYRLGKAEECYLSAKELLAGGHFSDSANRSYYAIFHAIRAILALEGADFKKHSGVISYFQQRYIKTGVFDKELSVIVKRAFRIRQDSDYEDFFLVSKEDVSEQLENARLFLDVMKTYLQKQ, from the coding sequence GTGCCTGATAACACCAAAAAATCATTATCCCAATACCGATTGGGCAAGGCGGAGGAGTGTTATCTTTCCGCCAAAGAACTATTGGCTGGCGGTCATTTTTCGGATAGCGCCAATCGTTCTTATTATGCTATTTTCCATGCGATCCGGGCAATCTTGGCACTGGAAGGCGCAGATTTTAAGAAGCACTCCGGCGTCATTTCCTATTTTCAGCAGCGATATATCAAAACAGGCGTTTTTGATAAGGAACTTTCTGTTATTGTGAAGCGGGCCTTTAGAATCCGTCAAGACAGTGACTATGAGGATTTTTTCTTGGTATCTAAAGAGGACGTGTCGGAACAGCTGGAAAATGCGCGGCTATTCCTTGATGTGATGAAAACGTACCTCCAAAAACAGTAG
- a CDS encoding DUF7768 domain-containing protein codes for MKLVYIASPFAGDAEENVQKSRVYCLVALESGVTPIAKGLDIPVHHIAVAPEQDITLAL; via the coding sequence TTGAAGTTGGTATATATTGCATCGCCCTTTGCAGGCGATGCGGAAGAAAATGTTCAAAAATCCAGAGTATACTGTCTGGTTGCTTTAGAGTCTGGTGTGACTCCTATTGCAAAAGGGCTGGATATTCCGGTGCACCACATAGCAGTTGCGCCAGAACAGGATATCACCCTAGCCCTATGA
- a CDS encoding nucleotidyltransferase domain-containing protein, whose protein sequence is MCSPSQLNQLLSEVFLYAQECFGSSLDAVILYGSYARGDADEESDIDIMLLVKQSNEQLAEQRKTWDRFGTDLDLKYNVFTSFKLQDAETFYSWLDVLPFFRNVADEGVRISA, encoded by the coding sequence ATGTGCAGTCCATCTCAACTCAATCAGCTGTTATCAGAGGTTTTTCTGTATGCACAGGAGTGCTTTGGCAGCAGCCTTGATGCGGTAATCCTTTATGGATCCTACGCCAGAGGTGACGCCGATGAGGAATCCGACATAGATATTATGTTACTGGTCAAACAGTCGAACGAACAGTTGGCTGAACAGCGAAAAACTTGGGATCGTTTCGGTACCGATTTGGATCTCAAATACAATGTTTTTACCTCCTTTAAACTTCAAGACGCAGAAACATTCTATTCATGGCTGGATGTCCTACCTTTCTTCCGTAACGTAGCTGACGAGGGGGTACGGATCAGTGCCTGA
- a CDS encoding SpoVG family protein: MSKNEQKPLSAESVAPLELDVRIHSIHNAGARLVDASINLGGAFAIRGVRLMNGKNGPFLNFPSYRTGNGDYKDICSPTSAQLRQRITDAVVDAYNQALNQKIASRDEPEIEEPESGCMALQ, encoded by the coding sequence TTGTCGAAGAATGAACAGAAACCCCTATCCGCCGAATCCGTTGCCCCGTTGGAACTAGATGTGCGCATCCACTCGATACATAATGCAGGCGCGCGTTTGGTCGATGCATCGATCAATCTTGGCGGCGCGTTTGCTATACGAGGCGTCCGATTGATGAATGGGAAAAACGGACCTTTTTTGAATTTTCCAAGCTACAGAACGGGAAACGGAGACTATAAAGATATCTGCTCCCCTACCAGCGCGCAGCTGCGTCAACGAATAACCGACGCCGTAGTAGACGCCTACAATCAGGCGCTTAATCAGAAGATCGCTTCCCGCGACGAACCGGAAATTGAGGAGCCTGAATCAGGTTGCATGGCGCTGCAATAA
- a CDS encoding conjugal transfer protein TrbL family protein: MFIWDFVADTVLGQVFDWIYSKIVEFLGEFLTMMNGMGAELFEMPWVEAIVTFFSYFGWALYAVGFVVAIFEAAIEYQSGRGGCIKDVAMGTLKGFLAVSLFTSVPVELYKLCVDLQGSLSHGIAGISGTDGIGNMTRAAMGSINGYGAFLALFLLILMGYAVIKVFFANIKRGGILLIQIAVGSLYMFSVPRGYNDSFYSWCKQVVGLCLTAFLQSSILIAGLMVWNDHALLGCGLMLASSEIPRIAQQFGLDTTTRANIMSAVYSTQTIINLARNVGRTVAG, translated from the coding sequence ATATTTATTTGGGATTTTGTCGCGGACACAGTTTTAGGACAAGTGTTCGATTGGATCTATTCCAAGATCGTCGAATTTTTAGGAGAGTTTTTGACGATGATGAACGGCATGGGCGCCGAACTTTTTGAAATGCCTTGGGTAGAAGCAATTGTGACCTTTTTTTCCTATTTCGGATGGGCGCTTTATGCCGTGGGATTTGTAGTGGCTATCTTCGAAGCGGCAATCGAATATCAATCCGGACGGGGCGGTTGCATCAAGGATGTTGCTATGGGGACGTTGAAGGGGTTTCTCGCGGTGAGCCTTTTTACCTCGGTCCCAGTGGAACTGTACAAGCTTTGCGTCGATCTGCAGGGCAGCCTCTCCCATGGGATTGCCGGGATATCAGGCACAGACGGAATCGGTAATATGACACGGGCAGCGATGGGCTCAATAAACGGTTACGGAGCTTTTCTTGCACTGTTTCTCTTGATTTTAATGGGCTATGCGGTTATAAAGGTGTTTTTTGCAAATATCAAACGCGGAGGCATTTTACTGATTCAAATAGCCGTAGGATCGCTTTACATGTTCAGCGTGCCCCGTGGTTACAACGATAGTTTTTATAGCTGGTGCAAACAAGTCGTGGGGTTATGCCTCACGGCTTTTTTACAATCAAGTATCCTGATAGCCGGTCTGATGGTATGGAATGATCATGCACTGTTGGGCTGTGGCCTCATGCTGGCGTCATCCGAGATTCCAAGAATCGCACAGCAGTTTGGGCTGGATACCACAACGCGCGCAAATATCATGTCCGCGGTCTATTCCACCCAGACAATCATCAACCTTGCGCGTAATGTTGGCAGAACTGTTGCAGGATAA
- a CDS encoding DUF3852 domain-containing protein gives MRLRKKRFFAFVLTGLMMLRVSPAAYAAGSGDVSGVIKDTWTDAAGQIKTVVNDVVFPALSLILAIAFFVKLGAAYFDYRKHGMMEWPGPAILFVCLVFSLVAPNFIWQIINIS, from the coding sequence ATGCGATTGAGAAAAAAGCGCTTTTTTGCTTTCGTGCTGACCGGCCTGATGATGCTCCGGGTTTCTCCGGCTGCCTATGCCGCGGGTTCAGGTGATGTGAGCGGCGTGATCAAAGACACCTGGACCGACGCCGCGGGACAAATCAAAACGGTGGTTAACGATGTGGTCTTCCCCGCCTTGTCGCTGATCCTTGCAATTGCCTTTTTTGTCAAACTCGGAGCGGCATATTTTGATTACCGTAAACACGGTATGATGGAATGGCCGGGGCCGGCGATCTTGTTTGTCTGCCTGGTTTTTTCACTGGTCGCGCCGAATTTCATTTGGCAGATTATCAATATCTCTTGA
- a CDS encoding YodL domain-containing protein, translating to MFDRKQLISRGGVPIGYFESPESVVVDNEFFGTETGRKLIRTGLRIHWSDGVTQRLLKQEKEHGKELKRIRIYQLRPEIDPVRKFQSYEAVYQQFGGVLREDYLVAFDGMCSTDDLSEVYDLFNGRPPKGFAGHPLSVSDLIERYDTGCSEIYYVDPDEFVPVHFYSE from the coding sequence TTGTTTGACAGAAAGCAGTTGATCAGCCGGGGCGGAGTTCCTATTGGCTACTTTGAATCACCGGAAAGCGTGGTGGTCGATAACGAGTTCTTCGGAACCGAAACAGGGAGGAAACTTATCCGGACCGGACTGCGTATTCATTGGTCGGATGGAGTGACGCAAAGACTTCTCAAACAGGAGAAGGAGCACGGAAAAGAACTGAAACGAATTCGTATCTATCAGCTGCGTCCGGAAATTGATCCTGTCCGGAAATTCCAAAGTTATGAAGCGGTTTACCAACAATTCGGAGGTGTTCTGCGGGAAGATTATCTGGTGGCTTTCGACGGCATGTGTTCCACGGACGATCTGTCGGAAGTCTATGATCTTTTTAACGGCCGTCCACCCAAAGGGTTTGCTGGACATCCGCTATCAGTTTCCGATCTGATAGAACGGTACGATACCGGCTGTTCCGAAATCTACTACGTGGATCCTGACGAATTTGTTCCCGTCCATTTTTATTCGGAATAA